The region cttgtgtctctcattgtctgtctgtcaaataaataaaatctttaaaaataaatatataaataagccAATGGTCCTTTTGTAacgtaaatttttaaaaagatcttattcatttgacagagagagaaacagcacaagcagggggagaggcagagggagaagcacacaccccactgagctgggagcctgacatgatatgatcccaggacctagagatcataactcaagctgaaggcagacacttaaccatctgagccacacaggcggcCCTGTAATGTAAATTATAACCAGAGAATTCTATACCCTGGAGATATACAGAGAGTTTTACTTTACTAAGGTTCATTTagggaatctctacacccagcttggggcttgaactcccaaccccccaggtcaagagtcacatgttctaccagctgagccagcgaGGCACCCCTCAAGGTTCACTTAGGATTTGAGAAGTGGTTGGGGTGTGGTGGGGTGACTACACCAATAACTAATGTTGATTGAGCCCTCACTCTGCCAGGTTTTGtgttaatttctttattaattttttttcttattgaagtacagttgatgtACAATGTTATATCAGTTtgaggtgtacaacatagcgaatcagcaattctgtacattacacaGTGTTCACCACTGTAAGTGTAGTTACTGTCACCATATGACATTATTATAATGTGTTAACCTCTTATACGAATTACTTCGTCTATCCTCACAGCAACTTCAGCTGATTGTGagcatcattcccattttacagatggggagactgatttgctcattcatttattcatcaaatcTATATGAAGGGCCTACTGTATACCAGATAATTTTTCTAGAAGCTGTGAATACAGCCATGAACAATACTGACCAAATCTGTCCTTGCTTGGAACCTAATGGAGACAGGTAAATATACTTCCAATATTTTAGGTTgtaagtgctatggagaaaacTTAAGCAGGACAATGGAGTTAGGGAGAATGGGGAGAAGGCTCTATGAGTGAGTGTGTAACTGAGTAAAAGAGCTGAGGGAAGTCAGGAAGCAAGTTTCCTGGCAAACTGGAGAAATGTTCAAGTTAGAAGGAAAAGCAagcacaaaggccctgaggtggagtATTCTTGGAGTGTTCAAAGAAAAGCGAGCTAGGGGAGAATGGTGGGGAATGGTCTGGTGTGCTGGTGCTAAGAGGCAGGTGTGCATATCGCAGAGGATCTTGGCTTTCGTATGGAATTTGGATTTGGATGAGGGTAATGGGAACCCTTGGAGAGTGTGTGATCTAACTTAGGTTTTCAAAAGGTGATTCTGGCTACCATGTGGGAAAAACAGGGGTGGTAGATGGAGGTCAAGGGCGAAAGTCACCAGGTAAGGAGACTATTGCAAGTATTTCGGATGTTAGGTAACTAGCTTCAGATCACTCAGCTCCAGAGAGGGCTGAGTCAGAATTTACTCCAGTCCAGGGTATCAGAACCTGGCTTTCAAGTAATAGCTAAAACTCCTTGTTGTTTCCAGTGTCAAAATACATTTAGTATTTTCTACATGTCAGACACTGTGCAAGCCCTTTGCCCCATTATCTCATCTGATCCTggcaatcactttttttttaaagtaggctccacgcccagtgtggagcccaatgccggccttgaactcaccatcctgagatcatgacctaaactgagatcaagagtcccacgctgaaccaactgagccacccaggtgcccctccccaatAACTTATAAGATGTaagtattatcattattattattaactccCCTCCCTCAGTTTACATATAGGAAAGGTTCAGAGAAGATAAGAGACTTACCAAAATTAGTTCTTGTCTGGGTGCATTATTATAGTTAAAAACTACTGGCTCAGAATCCTGAGTGTTTATTTGGAAACATTTGCAGCTCCTTCCAAACTGtatcccagaaggagaaagaagacttTTGGAACCCCAGTAAATGATTTGTAACAGTTACGGAGAGTCTGagcagctgagtggctcagtcggttgggtgtctgccttcagctcaggtcatgatccctgagtcctggcatcgagccccagggctccctgcttggtggggaacctgcttctccctctgccctcacctgcGCTCCTGcccccgctctctctcaaataaataatcttaaaaaaaaaaaaaaaagagagagtcatAAAGGAAgcacagaattaaaaatatatttttgactttgaaaaaataatctatACACAGATTTGAAAAAACAAACCGAAATTGTGTGGGGAGAAAAGCAAGTCTCAGTTTCTAAAACGCCCCCTGCAGAGGCAGTTACCGATTTGTGCGGGTCTTTGAGAACCGCAACTATAAAAacccaaatataaaaatttattctaaatGGTAAACGCTTATTACAACCGAGATTAGCAAATATCTAGAcccttttcagtttcatttttacaGATTTAGTGCCAGAAGGAAGTTAACCTCTTTTTCCCTTGGTCTCTCCTGGAGCGATTGATTCTACCGGCTCTCTACGTCTCACCCCTTAAGAGGCTCCGCCCCTTCATCCGCCTTCTTCTACCAGGCGAAGTATTTTTTTGGCCCTCCTTTGAAAGTCTCGCGATAGGCCACCTGCTTCCCATAACTCCGTGCGCTCGCCCCTCCCGTCCTCTTTCCGCCATCTTTCTTTGCCGGTGAGTGTCTCTCTCTGAGGGACCCAGCATCATCCGTTGGCTATCTGGGCCATCCTGCGGTCTAAGCCTCCATTTCGGTGCTCTCTGATGATGTCAGGGTCCTTTTGGGCCGAGGATTCTGCCATTGCGGGGGTTTGGGCGGGCGTAGGGGAGAGTCATGCCCGTCCGCCCCACGCTCTGCACTTTGGGGAGGCCGGCCTGTGAAGTGCAGGCCGCAGCACTGGCGGGAACCGGAGCGCTATCGACCGTTCGGAGAGGCGGTAGCCCCAACTTGGCGGCTGCAGGACCTCCTCTCAGTGGTTGAGGCAGCACCTTGCCTCCGCGCGGCGGGAAGCATCGTGCCTGGGGGCCCCTATGGTCTCTGCAGCTTCCCCTTACGTCGCCGCTCTGTGAGCTTGTTTAGGATACTGAGGCCACTCAGCAGGGAAGACTGCATTCTGCCTGGGATGGCAGCTTGCTGGGAACTAACCTGGGTCTCGTGGGTTTCAGGGTTTCCCTTGGTACTTGATTGGGCTTGAGGAAGCAGGTTGGATCCATAGAGTTGGAGCTTGAAGCATGCGTGGGTCTCCATCCTTTTTCTCCCAGCGTTACCGGAGTATCTTGGATTTGGTGCCCATTAGGGTGGAGTCGAATCCGGTGCACGTAAAAAGTTCCTCCTTGCCACTGTGGTACGGTTGCCGTCGGGGCACGATTGTCGCTGGCTCCAGAACGGGCGCTTTATTAGTTGTGTTAGTGACAGTGGTGTCTTTTGGATGTTGGGACAAGGCTGACGTTGCGTTGGTTAGCTTAGAGGACAACGTTAATAGTACAGGTGCTGCCGGATTTGAGAAGTTGGGAAAACGTGCCCTGTTGATTCTCAGGCGCCCGTTTCGAATAACCGACCGACCGTAGTAGCTTATATTGTTTTGGTAGCTGCCATTGCGCTCGGGGACCTGCCTGCTTAGAGATAGGAAATCTTCATGatagaggcagaaaggaaaggaggcgTTCGCCCTGGAATGATTGGGGGTGCTTTTTGAGGTTGAGAATGCTGGTAAaacattctttttccttccctgaacAGCCATAATGGTGCGCATGAATGTCCTGGCAGATGCTCTCAAGAGCATCAACAATGCTGAAAAGAGAGGCAAACGCCAGGTTCTTATTAGGCCGTGCTCCAAAGTCATCGTCCGGTTTCTTACTGTGATGATGAAGCACGGTAAGTGTGTTGCTGTGTCTTGTGTTTTCATGGGAGGATATTAAAGGAATCAGTTTTGTAGAAATGAAGTGTGCAGGAGAGGTCTGGGAAGATTGGGGGGGGGCGATGGCAGTCATTGGGGAACTAAGGCAGGTGAATTAGACTGTAGGTGGGATAGTTTGGACAGAAGCTATTCAGGAAGCACCAAGGAAGTTAGGACTGTTGGAGGAGGAAGTTTGTGACTGTTACTCTGCTAGTAGTTTGAGAGCTAACCTGGCCACTTTTGTGTAATACTGTGGCTGCAACATGCCACTAAATGTGTCCTGAGCTCTTCTAAGGGCTTTGGAATGGAAAGGAGAATTGTTCTATGTCTTGGGCACAAAGCAGCCTTTGGGAGGAGCAAGGGGAAAATAATCCCCGTTAGAATTGCAGAGGGGGTTGTTTTGGGGTGTTGGCCCCCAAGTTTAAAATACTAGGCTATACAATTTTGGTTTGGAGCAACTGTCTTAGCCTAAACCAGTTAGAGAAACAGTCACTGAGATGATGTGAAAGCATCAAGTAGGCAAAGTGGGAATACTACAGCATAGATACTTAGGTCTCTGAAATTTCTGTCTGCCTTTAATACAACCACTTATGTTCTGTAGGTTACATTGGCGAATTTGAAATCATTGATGATCACAGAGCTGGGAAGATTGTTGTGAACCTCACAGGCAGGTTGAACAAGGTAAGAATTGTTTATTTTCCACATAGAAGATTCTTCTTTAGAATTATCATTCATGGTATTAAACATGTTGTAATTTCCCTTGCAAAACCAAATTAGTGGTGTGCTAGCTCTGtctgggtgaaaaaaaaaaagggagttgATTAAAATCACTAATCTTTATATCACATTTTAACTGATTGGTTGTCCAGGGTTGTGTTTGCTCCAGATTGTTAGTTGACATTCTAATGTTTGTGGAGTGTGGGCTATCTGAAGGGAGTTGCTGTAGGGTGGGGTGAAAGGATTTTGTTTGAATACTGGATGGTCTGCTGCTCACCCACTGGCTTGAACTTGTGATGTGGCAGGGCGAGGGGGAGGTGGCGCTTTAATCCTAGCTGTAAATAACTTCGTTCCTCCTCTTGGTGattttatgttgtgttttttGAACAGAATGTGGTTCTCTAACAATATTAATACTTTAATTTTTGCTGTCGTGGGCTGTATTGCTGTCTGTATGGGTGTTTTGTACTCCCTTTCAGTTTGACTTGTCAGCATAACCTAGTGGATCTGTTTGATCTGTTGACTTCATGGCTAAACTTACTGCATGTATTTTGGGGATAGGTGTCTCTAACAAGTTAGGGTCCCTGAATTGCTACCCTGCTTTTTGTGTTCAGGTTTCTAGCTTTCAGATTTACATGGAGCCTGACATCCTGTGGTCCAACACAGATGAGGGGAAAACAGGCCCAGAAATGAGTCGTGGTTAGTGGCAGGGGCCAGACTGATTGGTAAGGTTACTGTCTGGTCCACCAATTTGTTTTACAAAGTTGTTTCCCTGTATAGTGAACTTTGTTGGTGTGTGGATTGATACCTAATGTTAGAGAAAACTACTGGGTGTGAAGTTTTTCTGAGGGATTAGAAGAGTTTTCAGGTTAATTATgagactgtgttttgttttgttctagttGTTACCTATTAGACTCCAGCCCCAATGTAGAATTTGAATTCACCCTTGTTTCTCACTCTGACCCTCACAGTGTGTTCTTGAAGTAGAAAAGGAtgtgtttttttctgaattttaggAGTTGGGATGCTGAGATAGGAGTTATCCTCAAGGTCTCCCAACTAGCTGGTAACCAGTGGAGGAGCTGGTTCCAGTATGTAGTTGATAGATCATCTTAAATCTGTCCTGGGGAAGATTGacttgatgtttaaaaaaaaaaaacacccacaaaacccaaaaaacttaaGTTGGCTAAGTCATGTGCACCCATTCAACTATATGTAAAACATGAGAAATAAGTTTGAGCAGAGTATTTCTCAAGTGGACCTCCTTTATGGGCATCCTTGTTCTGTGGTAAAGTAATTTGAAATATTCTGGCTAAGAGGTAGTTGAAATCCAGACCCTGCTCCTTAGCTGtctcctgccccccgccccccccatgcagattttatttgagaggagagagagaatgggggggggggtgggtagaggcagagggagaagcaggctccctgctgagcagaaagcccaactctgggctccatctcaggtgacctgagtcaaaggcagatgctcagccaactgagccaccccggcacccctggCTATTTGACTCTGGTTGGCCAGAACAAACTTCAGTTTTCAGTTTCTCTAAAGTTGAGTTTTCCTCCTTTGTAGGACACTGTTTCCTCAGTTACCTTCATGCAAGAGATGGATACACCCCATACTGTGGAAATTTAGTGGTGCTGAGAAGTAAGGTAGTGTTAGAAGTTAGATAAGAATTCTGGTTTGGGAAAGGTTTAATTCTGTTAGCTGAGTGAGGGATTTTGCTGGAATAAATAAAAGCCGGGGTGTGGTGGAGTGGAGGCCTCAGAAAGTCTACCATTTAACTTGCTTGGAGAAAGGACTGCATTTCCCTATTCCTACATCTGTATTGTGGGATTGCCTTTGACAATTAAGTGACACCATAGCTGTTAAGATCATGTTATGAAAAGGAGAGCCTGAATGGACCTCCTGACTTAGGGGATTTGGGCCATTTTCAGTTGCTTTGGGTTCACATCTGCCTGTGGACGTCTTAactgttttaaagatttgaatAAGTTCTAACCTCATAGTCTCT is a window of Meles meles chromosome 21, mMelMel3.1 paternal haplotype, whole genome shotgun sequence DNA encoding:
- the RPS15A gene encoding 40S ribosomal protein S15a, whose product is MVRMNVLADALKSINNAEKRGKRQVLIRPCSKVIVRFLTVMMKHGYIGEFEIIDDHRAGKIVVNLTGRLNKCGVISPRFDVQLKDLEKWQNNLLPSRQFGFIVLTTSAGIMDHEEARRKHTGGKILGFFF